The Candidatus Hydrogenedens sp. genome has a window encoding:
- a CDS encoding ATP-binding protein, which translates to MNNSIDFIAQSVIQNLESGVLVINDEGDILLVNPSALKHLKLKHHILQPGKNIFHIKELTPFVEIYKELLDKKESISRRKITLDIEEENILGLTSSLIKEGDKILGAVFLFTDLTQIKKLQHEAEVNKQLAQIGTLTASIVHEFRNPLGVISGMTEFLIQKTADKPELIKNLNLILKETEQLNLLVNQFLSFARPQEVYIQKQTTDFVIEKAINICSHIIEKHSAIIEVKKIPKNLQFIFADADKLSTAIANLIRNAIEVQMEQDKKWVRISVDSDGECIIIRIEDEGPGLPEKIKKHELFKPFVTKKKGGTGLGLSIVQRIVMGHRGWVNCHNRQPRGAIFEIGIPLEPAVDFPNEIPPKTG; encoded by the coding sequence ATGAATAATTCCATTGACTTCATAGCCCAGAGCGTAATACAAAATCTGGAAAGTGGTGTCCTTGTAATCAATGATGAAGGGGATATCCTGCTTGTCAATCCATCTGCTTTGAAACATCTGAAACTGAAGCATCACATATTGCAGCCTGGAAAAAATATTTTTCATATTAAAGAATTAACTCCCTTTGTAGAGATTTATAAAGAGTTGCTTGATAAGAAAGAGTCCATTTCACGAAGAAAAATAACATTAGACATTGAAGAAGAAAATATATTAGGTTTAACCAGTTCCTTAATTAAAGAGGGAGATAAAATTCTTGGAGCTGTCTTTTTATTCACAGACCTGACACAGATAAAAAAATTACAACACGAAGCGGAGGTTAACAAACAGTTAGCCCAGATTGGAACACTAACGGCAAGTATTGTCCATGAGTTTCGTAATCCTCTGGGTGTTATTTCAGGCATGACAGAGTTTTTAATCCAGAAAACAGCGGATAAGCCCGAACTTATAAAAAATTTAAATCTTATTTTGAAGGAAACGGAACAGTTAAATCTTCTGGTAAATCAGTTTCTTAGTTTTGCAAGACCCCAGGAAGTGTATATTCAAAAGCAAACCACTGATTTCGTTATCGAAAAAGCAATAAATATTTGCTCCCATATTATTGAGAAACATTCCGCAATTATAGAAGTAAAAAAAATCCCTAAAAATCTTCAATTTATATTTGCTGATGCGGACAAGTTATCCACGGCTATTGCCAATCTAATCCGCAATGCTATTGAGGTGCAAATGGAACAAGATAAAAAATGGGTGCGAATTTCTGTTGATTCGGACGGAGAATGCATTATTATCCGTATCGAAGATGAAGGACCGGGGCTTCCTGAAAAAATAAAAAAACATGAACTTTTTAAACCTTTTGTTACAAAGAAAAAAGGCGGGACAGGGTTGGGACTATCCATTGTGCAAAGAATTGTTATGGGGCATCGGGGTTGGGTAAATTGTCATAACCGACAACCCAGAGGTGCTATATTTGAAATAGGTATTCCTTTAGAGCCTGCTGTAGATTTCCCAAATGAAATCCCTCCAAAAACGGGATAA
- a CDS encoding alginate export family protein, translating to MRKGMLVIAVSLVLLGTMAYAELQNVEVGGKIRIRANWLDYDDAGESSFIEQRTRLNVKADFTDEVTAFIELDSYDIWGEDFRSQNYITGVDARQASVDDVEVYQAYIEAREMWGTPLRARVGRQEITLGSGWLVGTNDKRWGFTGLSWDALRLSYVTDMVSVDAIAAKLAESMGDFAEDDIDLYAIYGSYTGLEDIVIDAYWMYVRDDATALESDLHTLGLRGAGKVGAFDFEAEVAYQLGDAEDTGWWIFGVDRDYNAWGVNLEAGYTFDISWQPRVYAGFAYLEGPDYDHNWFAKDDFDFAFNRLFSNWEYSDFLDQTQITNVFVYRLGLGVQPTEAVKLGLEGQYYVADEDWGADDELGWEIQLTGAYNYSEDLVIRAGYSHFFGQEILEDQDFNYLFAETEISF from the coding sequence ATGCGTAAAGGTATGTTAGTTATTGCAGTATCTTTAGTACTTCTTGGTACTATGGCTTATGCCGAACTTCAAAATGTAGAAGTCGGTGGTAAAATTCGTATTCGTGCAAACTGGTTAGATTATGATGATGCCGGTGAATCCAGCTTCATCGAACAGAGAACCAGATTAAATGTGAAAGCAGACTTCACAGATGAAGTGACTGCATTCATCGAATTAGACAGCTATGACATTTGGGGCGAAGATTTTCGTTCCCAGAACTACATCACGGGTGTAGATGCTCGTCAGGCGAGCGTTGATGATGTAGAAGTTTATCAAGCCTATATCGAAGCCCGTGAGATGTGGGGAACCCCGCTTCGTGCCCGTGTCGGTCGTCAGGAAATCACATTAGGCAGTGGCTGGCTTGTTGGCACAAATGACAAACGCTGGGGCTTCACAGGTCTTTCTTGGGATGCTCTTCGTTTGAGCTATGTAACGGATATGGTCAGTGTCGATGCCATCGCAGCTAAATTAGCCGAATCCATGGGTGATTTCGCAGAAGATGATATCGACCTCTATGCTATTTATGGCAGTTACACAGGTCTTGAAGACATCGTTATTGATGCCTACTGGATGTATGTCCGCGACGATGCAACAGCACTTGAATCCGACCTTCATACATTAGGTCTTCGTGGTGCTGGCAAAGTCGGTGCCTTCGACTTTGAAGCCGAAGTTGCATATCAGTTAGGTGATGCTGAGGACACCGGTTGGTGGATTTTCGGTGTTGACCGTGACTATAATGCATGGGGTGTTAACTTAGAAGCCGGTTATACATTCGACATCTCCTGGCAGCCTCGCGTTTATGCCGGTTTTGCTTATCTTGAAGGACCGGACTATGACCACAATTGGTTCGCCAAAGATGATTTCGATTTTGCTTTCAATCGCTTATTCTCCAACTGGGAATACAGTGATTTCTTAGACCAAACTCAAATCACCAATGTATTCGTCTATCGCCTTGGTTTAGGTGTCCAGCCGACCGAAGCAGTAAAACTTGGTCTTGAAGGACAGTACTATGTAGCCGATGAAGACTGGGGTGCTGACGATGAATTAGGTTGGGAAATTCAGTTAACAGGTGCTTACAACTACAGTGAAGACTTAGTTATCCGCGCTGGATATTCCCACTTCTTCGGTCAAGAAATTCTTGAAGACCAGGATTTCAACTATCTGTTCGCAGAGACCGAAATCAGCTTCTAA
- a CDS encoding SDR family oxidoreductase encodes MPQTFFLTGCASGMGRHMTTVFVRQGHRVVATDIAGERLEQIASEEGWSPSQVRLFQLDVTNYEAWEEVFNKAIKEWEGIDVTINFAGLLLSSWVTETPLKEIHSQIDVNLKGTIFGTQISARHMVERGHGHIINISSIAGVVPVPGLSIYSASKHAVRAYSLSAGMELRKKGVFVTVICPATVQTPMLDNQLNVDAAELYFSGLRILTVHDIEKAIVKRALRKKPMEIFLPRFKVKLFQFVSLMPRLGPYISPIYQWAGRWRQNRRRKKSSK; translated from the coding sequence ATGCCTCAAACTTTCTTTTTAACAGGTTGTGCCAGTGGTATGGGTAGGCACATGACCACCGTTTTCGTAAGACAGGGTCATCGCGTAGTCGCAACCGATATTGCGGGTGAAAGATTAGAACAAATAGCCAGTGAAGAAGGCTGGTCCCCATCGCAGGTTCGGCTCTTTCAATTGGATGTTACCAACTATGAAGCATGGGAAGAAGTTTTCAATAAAGCGATAAAAGAATGGGAAGGGATTGATGTTACGATTAATTTTGCCGGATTGCTTCTTTCCTCTTGGGTAACAGAGACACCTTTGAAAGAAATCCACTCACAAATTGATGTAAATCTCAAAGGAACTATATTTGGGACACAAATATCCGCTCGACACATGGTTGAACGCGGACATGGTCATATCATTAATATTTCCTCTATTGCAGGTGTTGTTCCTGTCCCCGGTTTATCCATTTACTCTGCAAGTAAACATGCCGTTCGTGCTTATTCTCTATCTGCAGGTATGGAACTTCGCAAAAAAGGGGTGTTTGTTACTGTAATTTGTCCAGCCACCGTTCAAACACCTATGTTAGATAATCAACTGAATGTAGATGCAGCAGAACTTTACTTTTCTGGATTACGAATTCTAACCGTTCATGATATTGAAAAAGCAATTGTAAAACGAGCATTACGCAAAAAGCCTATGGAAATTTTCCTGCCTCGCTTTAAGGTTAAACTATTTCAGTTCGTATCGCTTATGCCACGGTTAGGACCGTACATCTCACCGATATATCAATGGGCAGGTAGATGGCGACAGAACCGTAGGCGAAAAAAATCTTCTAAATAA
- the rsmA gene encoding 16S rRNA (adenine(1518)-N(6)/adenine(1519)-N(6))-dimethyltransferase RsmA, translated as MERSKKETKTLSPIPSLEGLRLEKPSLKELCQKYNIRFKKRLGQNLLLDDNIHRIMVEAAHLNKDDAVIEVGAGLGALTWHLVQHAGKVLAVEIDPSFMPCLEDRFGNLPHVKLFRGDILNHELEDLVHEFIPDAQHYKMISNLPYYITTPILFHFLESSVNVELIVIMVQYEVGLRMSAGFGTKDYGVLSLAVQSLYHVDLIHSVPRTCFVPRPEVDSCIIRLRKIIPPLMTEEKRKKVLQIIRSAFSQRRKSLKNALGKSPLLSYSTSQVLTALHTAGIDPSRRAETLTWNDFVLLTETLENLEPNT; from the coding sequence ATGGAACGCTCTAAAAAAGAAACGAAAACACTTTCCCCTATTCCCTCTCTTGAAGGATTGCGATTGGAAAAACCCTCCTTAAAAGAGTTGTGCCAAAAATATAATATCCGTTTTAAAAAACGATTGGGACAAAATCTACTTCTTGATGATAATATCCATCGTATTATGGTGGAAGCGGCTCATCTGAACAAAGATGATGCGGTAATAGAAGTAGGAGCTGGATTGGGAGCCCTTACCTGGCATCTGGTGCAACATGCAGGCAAAGTGCTTGCTGTAGAAATAGACCCTTCTTTTATGCCCTGTTTAGAAGACCGATTTGGAAACCTGCCTCATGTAAAATTATTCCGTGGGGATATATTAAATCATGAATTAGAAGACCTCGTTCATGAATTTATCCCTGATGCTCAACATTATAAAATGATTTCCAATTTGCCCTATTATATCACTACTCCTATCTTGTTCCATTTTTTAGAATCATCGGTAAATGTTGAACTGATTGTCATTATGGTTCAATACGAAGTTGGACTACGGATGTCCGCAGGATTTGGGACTAAAGATTATGGGGTGTTAAGTCTTGCTGTCCAGTCCCTGTACCATGTAGATTTGATACATTCTGTTCCGCGAACTTGTTTTGTGCCGCGTCCTGAAGTAGATAGTTGTATTATCCGATTGCGAAAAATTATACCTCCACTCATGACGGAAGAGAAAAGGAAAAAAGTGCTTCAAATTATTCGCTCCGCCTTTTCGCAACGAAGAAAAAGCCTTAAAAACGCATTGGGTAAATCTCCCCTGTTGTCCTATTCCACCTCCCAGGTATTAACCGCATTGCATACGGCGGGCATAGACCCATCGCGTCGTGCAGAGACATTAACATGGAACGATTTTGTCCTGCTCACCGAGACTTTAGAAAATCTTGAACCCAATACTTAA
- a CDS encoding secretin N-terminal domain-containing protein, which produces MKKIFLQIILFCSVLLFVDFFSFSQQSPTSPIARPSTRNTGRTSSSVRGQPSRFNLDNPGSGYGGGMSQQGHSLRSQDMQQKEGMDRGKATETKPKEEKPKKETTQKEKPKGTKTITSSSGKKEGPSVQQPSTPVPPAGGTTTPAPTPPGPRTPGMLTGGGAPSGTTPPAPGFKGLLSSIGQAIGTTGTQQGASATGFFDILFSRKLEYSELPDVGEPLTLPGPMTVGEFLEAIHLATNWNIVVSDGAKDLQMNFWIVDKKPKEALEVLKFYDIFYEFDEKTNFMRVFTKEEWLIKKFGDLKPHEFKINNADISYMEAILSSLLSGIGKMITDTRTGVIYVWDIEDNIKQMEKTVKELDVPLEKKIFTIKHADVSDVESVLTSMLTPNGSLLVDTRSGNIFVWDSPTSLEKMEEVVARLDVPMETRSFSIQYVDVENIADSLGEMISQRGVVQVDPRTNVIIVTDLPSRLDRIGEFIKTLDIRLETRTWVIKYADIDFIADQLENLVPSDMGQVIVDDTTHQITVTALPSRIAEIDELIKTWDVKRKQVLIEAFIVEMDTELERSLGINWSYYGTSGNVPIVIHGGSGVKDIASPSGSGESMSVGQLPSLVPRFGPLTVDNSGNITRPQLQTLQNKPVVDHFLGNNLSVALNYLDRQNKATILSSPRVVVQDGEEAIFENATRVPYISGTAGGYSPYTYSYRQTTTGTNTNSQYNQYNQYNPYYSYPYYGGYYGGYNRVEFIDVGTILSVVPRITEDNSILLDISAEDSSYKDKEIKAYDQTSTVPEKTIRHAETQLRVQSGETVVLGGLRRSRSSHLVTKTPLLGDIPLLGKLFRNPSRAARNDNLLIFITTTVVDEYTHPEAEMLTRAEDKISEDVRYESRNLWGKLHEQAYPDRKSEIRVSVGSNGTLFMGGQKVHLSELPQLLEKEKGKGKKKVLLRKSLRTPDNVINDVKGVIEKCGLTIEYDYTNEPIVALPGEHSEVNNAPIQAVEPSEETQDKSK; this is translated from the coding sequence ATGAAAAAAATATTTTTACAGATAATTCTTTTTTGTTCTGTGCTTTTATTTGTAGACTTTTTTTCTTTTTCACAACAGTCGCCAACCAGTCCTATAGCCCGTCCCTCCACAAGGAATACCGGCAGGACATCTTCTTCTGTTCGTGGACAACCTTCACGATTTAATCTGGATAATCCGGGTTCAGGTTATGGCGGTGGAATGTCACAGCAAGGCCACTCTTTAAGAAGTCAAGATATGCAACAAAAAGAAGGAATGGATAGAGGAAAAGCAACAGAAACAAAACCTAAAGAAGAAAAACCCAAAAAGGAAACAACACAGAAAGAAAAACCTAAAGGGACTAAAACCATAACAAGTTCTTCGGGAAAGAAAGAAGGTCCAAGTGTCCAGCAGCCTTCAACTCCTGTTCCCCCTGCAGGAGGAACAACAACACCTGCCCCTACACCTCCAGGACCCCGAACCCCAGGAATGCTTACCGGCGGAGGTGCTCCCTCGGGAACAACTCCACCTGCACCGGGTTTCAAAGGTTTATTATCTAGTATAGGACAAGCCATTGGAACCACAGGAACACAGCAAGGAGCCTCAGCCACTGGTTTCTTTGATATTTTATTCAGCAGAAAATTGGAATACTCCGAATTACCGGATGTGGGCGAACCCTTAACTTTGCCGGGTCCGATGACTGTAGGAGAATTTCTGGAAGCCATCCATTTAGCAACAAACTGGAATATTGTTGTTTCAGATGGTGCCAAAGATTTACAGATGAATTTCTGGATTGTAGATAAAAAACCAAAAGAAGCGTTAGAAGTATTAAAGTTTTACGATATTTTTTATGAATTTGATGAAAAGACAAATTTTATGCGTGTTTTTACAAAGGAAGAGTGGTTAATTAAAAAATTTGGGGATTTAAAACCGCATGAATTTAAAATTAATAACGCCGATATATCCTATATGGAAGCCATTCTATCCTCCCTTTTGTCTGGAATAGGGAAAATGATAACCGATACACGAACCGGCGTAATCTATGTGTGGGATATTGAAGACAATATTAAGCAAATGGAGAAGACAGTTAAGGAATTGGATGTCCCGCTGGAAAAGAAAATTTTTACAATTAAGCATGCAGATGTTTCCGATGTAGAATCCGTTTTGACTTCTATGTTAACTCCGAACGGAAGTCTTCTGGTAGATACGCGAAGTGGAAATATCTTTGTTTGGGATTCCCCTACATCATTAGAGAAAATGGAAGAAGTGGTGGCCCGTCTGGATGTTCCTATGGAGACAAGGAGTTTTTCCATCCAATATGTAGATGTTGAGAATATAGCAGATTCTCTTGGGGAAATGATTTCACAAAGGGGTGTCGTTCAAGTAGACCCACGCACCAATGTTATTATCGTTACGGATTTGCCTTCACGATTAGACCGTATTGGTGAATTTATAAAGACCTTAGATATACGGCTTGAAACACGCACCTGGGTAATTAAATATGCAGATATTGATTTTATTGCAGACCAGTTAGAAAATCTTGTTCCTTCGGACATGGGACAGGTTATTGTAGATGACACAACCCATCAGATAACGGTAACGGCTTTGCCCAGTCGAATTGCAGAAATTGATGAATTAATAAAGACATGGGATGTTAAGCGGAAACAGGTATTGATTGAAGCATTCATTGTGGAAATGGATACGGAGTTGGAACGCTCCTTAGGTATTAATTGGTCTTACTACGGAACTTCGGGCAATGTGCCAATCGTTATCCATGGAGGTTCCGGTGTAAAAGATATTGCCTCTCCCTCTGGAAGTGGGGAATCTATGAGTGTCGGGCAACTGCCGTCATTGGTTCCGCGTTTTGGTCCTTTGACTGTAGATAATAGTGGCAACATTACACGCCCACAACTTCAGACACTTCAGAACAAACCTGTTGTTGACCATTTTCTCGGGAATAATCTATCCGTAGCCTTAAATTATCTTGACCGCCAAAACAAGGCAACTATCCTTTCTTCACCGCGAGTGGTGGTTCAGGATGGAGAAGAAGCCATCTTTGAGAACGCTACACGCGTGCCGTATATATCGGGAACCGCAGGAGGATATTCTCCATATACTTATTCATATCGTCAAACTACAACGGGTACCAATACAAATAGTCAATACAACCAGTATAACCAATATAACCCTTATTATAGTTATCCTTATTATGGTGGCTATTACGGTGGCTACAATCGGGTAGAATTTATTGATGTGGGAACTATCTTATCAGTTGTTCCTCGTATTACAGAGGATAATAGTATTCTATTAGATATTAGTGCTGAAGATAGCTCGTATAAAGATAAAGAAATTAAAGCCTACGACCAGACATCTACGGTGCCTGAGAAAACTATACGCCATGCAGAAACGCAACTTCGTGTGCAAAGCGGTGAGACGGTAGTTTTGGGAGGATTGCGGAGAAGTCGGAGTTCTCATCTAGTTACAAAGACGCCATTGTTAGGAGATATTCCACTTTTAGGTAAGTTGTTCCGAAATCCATCACGGGCCGCAAGGAACGATAATTTGCTTATTTTTATAACCACCACAGTTGTTGATGAATATACCCATCCGGAAGCGGAAATGCTTACCCGTGCTGAGGACAAAATTTCAGAGGATGTTCGTTATGAATCCCGCAATCTCTGGGGTAAACTTCATGAACAGGCATATCCCGACCGTAAATCGGAAATACGCGTTTCTGTAGGAAGTAACGGAACCCTATTTATGGGTGGTCAAAAAGTTCATTTGTCCGAATTACCTCAATTACTCGAAAAAGAAAAAGGTAAAGGGAAGAAAAAAGTATTATTAAGAAAATCACTTCGCACACCCGACAATGTTATTAATGATGTAAAAGGAGTGATTGAAAAATGTGGTTTGACAATTGAATATGACTATACTAATGAACCTATAGTCGCATTGCCCGGTGAGCATTCGGAAGTAAATAACGCACCTATACAAGCAGTTGAACCTTCGGAAGAAACACAAGACAAATCAAAGTAA
- the thrB gene encoding homoserine kinase gives MQKKNIVLIGMPWSGKSTIGVLLAKSLQWNFLDTDLLIQSDTGQSLQQIIDEQGVEKFRHIEEKYVLSIHPEKCVIATGGSVVYSDKAMEYLKNLGTIIYLQYPFEEINRRAKSVDERGLVRTKGQTLFDLYQERTPLYERWAEITIECNQQNHEQVVENILSAIQTKYS, from the coding sequence ATGCAGAAGAAAAATATTGTACTTATTGGTATGCCATGGTCTGGAAAAAGCACTATTGGTGTATTATTGGCAAAATCTTTGCAATGGAATTTTTTAGATACCGATTTACTAATACAATCGGATACAGGCCAATCTTTGCAACAGATTATTGATGAACAAGGTGTTGAGAAATTTCGGCACATAGAGGAAAAATATGTGCTATCCATTCATCCTGAAAAATGTGTTATAGCCACAGGTGGAAGTGTTGTATATAGTGATAAAGCCATGGAGTATTTGAAAAATCTCGGGACAATTATTTATCTTCAATATCCCTTTGAAGAAATTAACCGACGAGCAAAAAGTGTAGATGAACGGGGTCTGGTTCGAACAAAAGGACAAACCTTGTTTGATTTGTATCAAGAACGGACACCATTATATGAACGATGGGCAGAAATTACTATTGAATGTAATCAACAAAATCACGAACAAGTTGTTGAGAATATTCTATCTGCTATCCAAACAAAATATTCCTGA
- a CDS encoding type II secretion system protein GspK, translating into MKKGFILVSVLWMIALLSFVILGFGRRVMLDRRASAYSLDVSEARLLAHAAVQRGILELRNKAIIDVANPEDSGGTHLGQPWAQPKSLIKDLKMLDWNEDRSEDDVFFVITDEESKINLNSTPKEILEEVQGINRGIIRQIMKRRTEAVHQDEGISPFQVEEELRYLRGVKDEDWFGTDRTPALKDMFTVHGYGKININTASEKVLKCIPKLGDRAIGIIMKYRAGADGQIGTSDDKGFGNIQELIDKTGLSGDPVEAIKQYCMFYSTCYKIKGYATLRNGKIRVACTAVVYIDSTNANLIRWQEETFGN; encoded by the coding sequence ATGAAAAAAGGCTTCATACTTGTCTCGGTTCTCTGGATGATTGCTCTGCTGAGTTTTGTTATTTTGGGTTTTGGTAGGCGGGTTATGTTAGACCGCCGTGCTTCTGCATATAGTTTGGATGTAAGCGAGGCACGATTGCTGGCACATGCTGCAGTTCAACGGGGTATCCTGGAATTGCGAAATAAGGCCATCATAGATGTAGCGAATCCGGAGGATTCTGGAGGAACCCACTTAGGTCAACCCTGGGCACAGCCTAAAAGTTTAATTAAAGACCTTAAAATGTTAGACTGGAATGAGGATAGAAGTGAAGATGATGTATTTTTTGTAATTACCGACGAGGAGAGTAAAATCAATTTGAATTCAACGCCGAAAGAAATACTGGAAGAGGTTCAGGGGATAAATCGAGGTATTATCCGCCAAATTATGAAACGCAGAACAGAAGCCGTGCATCAAGACGAAGGAATTTCTCCCTTTCAGGTAGAGGAAGAATTACGCTATTTACGAGGGGTGAAGGATGAAGATTGGTTCGGCACAGACCGAACCCCTGCTTTAAAAGATATGTTTACGGTGCACGGATATGGAAAAATTAATATAAATACGGCGTCTGAAAAGGTATTAAAATGTATTCCGAAATTGGGAGACCGTGCTATTGGTATTATTATGAAATATCGAGCAGGAGCCGATGGACAAATCGGAACGAGTGATGATAAAGGTTTTGGTAATATTCAGGAATTAATTGATAAAACAGGTCTTTCTGGGGACCCTGTGGAGGCTATTAAGCAATATTGCATGTTTTATTCCACATGCTATAAGATTAAAGGATATGCTACTTTACGAAATGGTAAAATAAGGGTGGCTTGCACAGCAGTTGTATATATTGACAGCACAAATGCAAACCTAATCCGTTGGCAGGAGGAAACTTTTGGAAACTAA
- the lipB gene encoding lipoyl(octanoyl) transferase LipB, with product MKSLQKRDKKAEIRSMLEVLIYKNPQDYDTIYQQQIERRDKLQNGMAEEYLILLEHTPVFTAGRQFQQEHLLISPELCKERGIRFLHADRGGDITYHGPGQLVGYPILNLATRAMSVHQYIRKLEEAIMDTLACYHISTQTIKSLTGVWVENRKIAAIGIGVKNSITWHGFSININLDLTPFQWIIPCGISDKKVTSLKNELNRNRTCPTREEFIRIFLPIFCKHFCISELSITEI from the coding sequence ATGAAATCCCTCCAAAAACGGGATAAGAAGGCAGAAATCCGTTCCATGCTTGAAGTACTCATTTACAAAAATCCACAAGATTACGATACTATTTACCAGCAACAAATAGAGCGAAGGGATAAATTACAAAACGGTATGGCAGAAGAATATCTTATTCTTCTTGAACATACTCCTGTTTTTACGGCAGGACGACAATTTCAGCAGGAACATCTCCTTATCTCTCCAGAACTTTGTAAAGAACGAGGTATTCGTTTCTTACACGCAGACCGCGGAGGAGACATAACCTATCATGGGCCCGGACAATTAGTAGGTTATCCTATTCTTAATCTTGCAACCCGTGCGATGTCTGTCCATCAGTATATCCGTAAATTAGAAGAGGCGATAATGGATACCCTTGCCTGCTATCACATTTCCACACAAACAATAAAGTCTCTTACAGGTGTCTGGGTCGAAAATAGAAAAATTGCTGCTATTGGAATTGGAGTAAAAAATAGTATTACATGGCATGGATTTAGTATTAACATAAATCTTGACTTAACTCCTTTTCAATGGATTATCCCTTGTGGAATATCCGATAAAAAAGTTACCTCATTAAAAAATGAATTAAATAGAAATAGAACCTGTCCCACTCGTGAAGAATTTATCCGCATTTTCCTCCCTATTTTTTGCAAGCATTTCTGTATATCGGAACTATCTATAACGGAAATTTAA
- a CDS encoding PaaI family thioesterase → MEPENKGIDRKLFDYLYQSIETTPYYNLLGIHLNSVSKGEVVMSAMPEAKHANPMGFIHGGLVMSLLDAVMGNAVRSLGIKSVTVDISISFPKGGEFDKTLHAEGKVVHAGKQVIFAEGKVYSGKNIIGYGKGTFYKIGEIEL, encoded by the coding sequence ATGGAACCAGAAAATAAAGGAATAGATAGAAAATTATTTGATTATCTATATCAATCTATCGAAACAACTCCCTATTATAACTTGTTAGGAATTCATCTGAACTCGGTATCAAAAGGAGAAGTGGTAATGTCTGCAATGCCGGAGGCCAAACATGCCAATCCTATGGGATTTATTCATGGGGGATTGGTTATGTCGCTGTTAGATGCGGTTATGGGCAATGCAGTGCGAAGTTTAGGTATCAAATCTGTAACTGTAGATATTTCGATATCATTTCCTAAAGGGGGTGAGTTTGATAAGACTTTACATGCAGAAGGTAAAGTAGTCCATGCGGGGAAACAGGTAATATTTGCAGAGGGGAAGGTTTATTCTGGAAAAAATATCATTGGATATGGAAAAGGCACTTTCTACAAAATCGGTGAGATAGAATTGTGA